Proteins from a single region of Akkermansiaceae bacterium:
- a CDS encoding phosphate ABC transporter substrate-binding protein encodes MKLLSTLFASAALLTIAGAQTLSIKGSDTLGAKLVPQLSEAFKAAGNKNVKFEIAAEGSSTAFPALANGTAQIGMSSRKVKDDERTFCRTKGVYLKEHAVAHDMIVVVVNKNSPISKLTKDQVAKIFTGQVKDWSEIGGAPGKISIYTRNTSSGTYKDWQGLAMGGRDYPSTSQKMAGNEQIAQEVAKNKNGIGYVGLAYSKSNGIKSVSIDGVEPVASNAKKYAYARLCYFYAPDKPSAEAQAFMDFVESDAGQAIVRRVGFIPTKDL; translated from the coding sequence ATGAAACTCCTCAGCACTCTATTCGCCTCCGCGGCGCTCCTGACGATCGCCGGCGCGCAGACCCTCAGCATCAAGGGTTCCGACACCCTCGGTGCCAAGCTTGTCCCGCAGCTTTCCGAAGCCTTCAAGGCGGCAGGTAACAAAAACGTCAAATTCGAGATCGCGGCGGAAGGTTCCTCCACCGCTTTCCCGGCCCTCGCCAACGGCACCGCCCAGATCGGCATGTCTTCCCGCAAGGTGAAGGATGACGAGCGGACCTTCTGCCGCACCAAGGGCGTCTATCTCAAGGAGCACGCCGTCGCCCACGACATGATCGTGGTGGTGGTCAACAAGAACTCCCCGATCTCCAAGCTGACCAAGGACCAGGTCGCCAAGATCTTCACCGGCCAGGTGAAGGATTGGTCCGAGATCGGCGGCGCTCCCGGAAAGATCTCGATCTACACCCGCAACACCTCCTCCGGCACCTACAAGGACTGGCAGGGCCTTGCGATGGGTGGCCGTGACTACCCGTCCACTTCCCAGAAGATGGCCGGCAACGAGCAGATCGCCCAGGAAGTCGCCAAGAACAAGAATGGCATCGGCTACGTCGGCCTGGCCTACTCCAAGAGCAACGGCATCAAGTCCGTGAGCATCGACGGCGTCGAGCCGGTGGCCAGCAATGCCAAGAAATACGCCTACGCCCGCCTGTGCTACTTCTACGCTCCTGACAAGCCGAGCGCTGAGGCCCAGGCATTCATGGACTTCGTGGAGTCGGACGCCGGCCAGGCCATCGTCCGCCGCGTCGGATTCATCCCGACCAAAGACCTCTGA
- the pstC gene encoding phosphate ABC transporter permease subunit PstC has protein sequence MSRHESSPPEKGHRFQKRGFSFEKGIRYFFASNAGLTIVILTLIIAFLLKEGLGFFPGYRRELEIYRIAGLEFVDISRKNLTSHEEIASILNRAYYAEINGKATKEMKRTLEASELWNAYSERVSPTRDLILNNEGIDQESQALVVMKGNYEAARKKALESLPKTPHLTAEERTSLISSISARTLQDSEDPPLVTKLSEEFSAAQQKHSEPLGEARATIDAFQEAGGELGTIVSEMTESVTVTKAALSKADILEKDRKTLMAAAEKAKDPVEREKLIAEAKASLAEKVDVEGPIQQLLLRKQDCITVHQNLRANASAVLAKLPASFSEGEANHLLNVAKKVSPIYLEDLGKTPAELDAWRYDEPVGLFAAVKSFLTGKDWVTGGEWQDFYGILPLFVGSLMISLVALVIGIPVGVGAAIYTNQFASKREQGLVKPVIEFIQAIPSVVLGFIGILVLGTVLRDISMNDSLAWLPGFPIEERLNIFTAGCLLALMSIPTIFSLSEDALNNVPSAYSEAAEALGASKIQNTFRVIIPAAFSGILAAVLLGLGRVIGETMVVLLVAGNRIKIPDFTAGLGTFFQPAHTLTGIIAQELGEVPLGSVHYRALFVVGILLFAIVLGINATARRFFKKQPH, from the coding sequence ATGAGTCGCCACGAATCCAGTCCACCGGAAAAAGGACACCGCTTCCAGAAAAGGGGATTCTCCTTTGAAAAGGGCATCCGCTACTTCTTCGCATCGAACGCAGGCCTCACGATCGTCATCCTGACGCTCATCATCGCGTTCCTTCTGAAGGAGGGCCTCGGGTTCTTCCCCGGCTACCGGCGGGAACTCGAAATCTACCGGATCGCCGGCCTGGAGTTCGTGGACATCTCCCGCAAGAACCTCACCTCCCATGAGGAAATCGCCAGTATCCTGAACCGCGCCTACTATGCCGAGATCAACGGCAAGGCGACGAAGGAAATGAAGCGCACGCTGGAGGCCAGCGAACTGTGGAACGCCTACAGCGAACGCGTCTCCCCGACGAGGGATTTGATTCTCAACAACGAAGGCATCGACCAGGAGTCCCAAGCACTGGTCGTCATGAAGGGGAACTACGAAGCGGCCCGCAAGAAGGCGCTCGAGTCCCTGCCGAAAACCCCGCACCTCACCGCTGAGGAGCGGACATCCCTGATTTCCTCGATTTCGGCAAGGACACTACAGGATTCCGAAGACCCTCCGCTGGTCACGAAGCTCAGCGAGGAATTTTCCGCCGCCCAGCAGAAGCACTCCGAGCCGCTTGGAGAAGCCCGTGCCACCATCGATGCCTTCCAGGAGGCGGGTGGCGAACTGGGCACCATCGTTTCCGAAATGACCGAGTCGGTCACCGTCACGAAGGCGGCTCTCTCAAAGGCTGACATCCTGGAGAAGGACCGCAAGACCCTCATGGCCGCCGCCGAAAAGGCGAAAGACCCCGTCGAGCGGGAGAAACTCATCGCCGAGGCGAAGGCCTCCCTTGCTGAGAAAGTCGATGTGGAGGGGCCGATCCAGCAATTGCTGCTCCGCAAGCAGGACTGCATCACCGTCCACCAAAACCTGAGGGCGAACGCCTCCGCGGTGCTGGCGAAACTGCCCGCTTCCTTCAGCGAAGGGGAGGCGAACCACCTGCTCAACGTGGCAAAGAAAGTGAGCCCCATTTATCTCGAAGACCTTGGCAAAACGCCCGCTGAGCTGGACGCCTGGCGCTACGACGAACCGGTCGGCCTGTTCGCCGCCGTCAAATCCTTCCTCACCGGCAAAGACTGGGTCACCGGCGGTGAGTGGCAGGACTTCTACGGGATCCTGCCGCTGTTCGTCGGCTCGCTCATGATCTCGCTGGTGGCGCTGGTCATCGGCATCCCGGTGGGTGTCGGCGCGGCCATCTACACCAACCAGTTCGCCTCAAAGAGGGAGCAGGGTCTGGTGAAGCCGGTCATCGAATTCATCCAGGCGATTCCGTCGGTGGTGCTCGGTTTCATCGGTATCCTTGTCCTGGGTACGGTTTTGCGGGACATCTCGATGAATGATTCCCTGGCATGGCTGCCCGGCTTCCCCATCGAGGAGCGGCTCAATATTTTCACCGCGGGCTGCCTGCTCGCCCTGATGAGCATCCCGACGATCTTCTCGCTCTCGGAGGATGCGCTCAACAACGTGCCCTCCGCCTACTCGGAGGCAGCGGAGGCGCTCGGGGCGTCGAAGATCCAGAACACTTTCCGCGTCATCATTCCCGCCGCCTTCTCCGGCATCCTGGCCGCGGTGCTGCTCGGTCTCGGCCGGGTCATCGGTGAGACGATGGTGGTGCTGCTGGTGGCGGGCAACCGGATCAAGATTCCGGACTTCACCGCCGGTCTCGGCACATTTTTCCAACCGGCGCACACCCTCACCGGCATCATCGCCCAGGAGCTGGGGGAGGTGCCTCTGGGCAGCGTCCACTACCGGGCCTTGTTCGTGGTGGGCATCCTCCTGTTCGCCATCGTGCTGGGCATCAATGCCACCGCCCGCCGGTTCTTCAAAAAGCAGCCTCACTGA
- a CDS encoding phosphate ABC transporter permease PstA, whose protein sequence is MWNPEKLIRKGAPKGFVKGVAVRGILGLTTYFIVLVAVALFAKIIVDGAPVLFKSEAPYVDFDFLTAKNQTLHVFDDSEGTRHQLPASEYNEYLSKHPDKPIYNESTYSYSGGGIAGPIAGTALLTIGSIILALFFGVSAAIYLAEYAKQSPFIDAVRLAILNLAGVPSIVFGLFGFSVFVLAVPVITGEPSDRSFLTIPIFINDLYISFQGWNSSLMAGCATLACMILPVIITASEESLRAVPQGFRDASLAMGATRWQTIRKCVLPYSLPGILTSSLLSIARVAGETAPIMFTAAVAAKDDFPWEGVSNPLDILSSQVQALPYHIYTLAARIPASEYTQRAQFGSVFVFLLLVALLSAGSMILRAKLRAKLKW, encoded by the coding sequence ATGTGGAATCCTGAAAAACTGATCCGTAAGGGGGCACCGAAAGGCTTTGTCAAAGGCGTGGCCGTCCGCGGAATCCTCGGCCTGACGACGTATTTCATCGTGCTCGTCGCCGTGGCGCTGTTCGCCAAGATCATCGTCGATGGAGCGCCGGTCCTGTTCAAAAGCGAGGCCCCGTATGTGGATTTCGATTTCCTCACCGCGAAGAACCAGACGCTCCACGTCTTCGATGATTCGGAAGGGACGAGGCACCAGCTCCCGGCCTCCGAGTACAACGAATACCTCTCCAAGCATCCGGACAAGCCGATCTACAACGAGTCCACCTACTCCTATTCCGGGGGCGGTATTGCGGGTCCCATCGCGGGAACGGCGCTGCTGACCATCGGCTCGATCATCCTGGCGCTGTTCTTCGGCGTGAGCGCGGCGATCTACCTGGCGGAGTATGCGAAGCAGAGTCCGTTCATCGACGCGGTGCGGCTGGCGATCCTCAACCTGGCGGGTGTTCCCTCCATCGTGTTCGGCCTGTTCGGCTTCTCGGTGTTCGTGCTGGCGGTACCGGTCATCACGGGGGAACCGTCGGACCGTTCCTTCCTGACGATCCCGATCTTCATCAATGACCTGTATATCAGCTTCCAGGGATGGAACTCCTCCCTGATGGCGGGCTGTGCGACACTGGCGTGCATGATCCTGCCGGTGATCATCACCGCATCGGAGGAATCCCTGAGGGCGGTGCCGCAGGGCTTCCGGGACGCTTCGCTGGCGATGGGGGCCACCCGCTGGCAGACCATCCGGAAGTGCGTGCTGCCGTATTCTCTGCCGGGCATCCTGACCTCGTCGCTGCTCTCCATCGCCCGTGTGGCGGGGGAAACCGCGCCCATCATGTTCACGGCGGCCGTCGCCGCGAAGGATGACTTCCCCTGGGAGGGCGTTTCCAATCCGTTGGACATCCTCTCCTCGCAGGTTCAGGCTTTGCCATACCATATCTACACGCTCGCCGCGCGGATCCCCGCTTCGGAATACACGCAGCGCGCGCAGTTCGGCTCCGTCTTCGTCTTCCTGTTGTTGGTGGCCCTGCTTTCCGCCGGCTCCATGATCCTGCGTGCCAAACTCCGCGCGAAACTCAAATGGTAA
- the pstB gene encoding phosphate ABC transporter ATP-binding protein: protein MVTTLKDHKNTGEIVPAPPAAAASAISIRNLNFAYGKKQVIHDVSLEIPDRQVTAFIGPSGCGKSTLLRCLNRINDRIEGAKITSGSVKIHDIDIYRPDIDLLELRRRVGMVFQKYNPFAKSIYENVVFSLRVAGVTKKSELDEAAERSLRGAVLWDEVKDRLHASAFGLSGGQQQRLCIARAIANQPDILLMDEPCAALDPLATLKVEELLIELKKNYTIVIVTHNMGQATRCSDKTAFFYLGELIEFGETMQIFENPKESKTEAYVTGSFG from the coding sequence ATGGTAACCACCTTGAAAGATCACAAGAACACCGGGGAGATCGTGCCGGCGCCACCCGCGGCCGCAGCGAGCGCCATCAGCATCCGCAACCTCAACTTCGCCTACGGCAAGAAGCAGGTCATCCATGATGTTTCCCTGGAAATTCCCGACCGGCAGGTTACGGCCTTCATCGGGCCGTCGGGTTGCGGAAAGTCGACCCTGCTCCGCTGCCTGAACCGGATCAACGACCGCATCGAGGGGGCGAAGATCACCTCCGGCTCCGTGAAGATCCATGACATCGACATCTACCGGCCGGATATCGACCTGCTGGAACTCCGCCGCCGCGTGGGGATGGTGTTCCAGAAATACAACCCGTTTGCGAAGTCGATCTACGAAAACGTCGTCTTCAGCCTCCGTGTGGCCGGGGTGACGAAGAAGAGCGAGCTGGATGAAGCCGCGGAGCGTTCCCTGCGCGGGGCCGTCCTCTGGGATGAGGTGAAGGACCGCCTGCATGCCAGCGCCTTCGGTCTGTCCGGCGGCCAGCAGCAGCGGCTCTGCATTGCGCGGGCCATCGCCAACCAGCCGGACATCCTCCTCATGGACGAGCCGTGCGCCGCGCTCGATCCGCTGGCGACCCTCAAGGTCGAGGAGCTGCTCATCGAACTGAAGAAAAATTACACCATCGTCATCGTCACCCACAATATGGGGCAGGCGACCCGTTGCTCGGACAAGACGGCGTTTTTCTACCTCGGTGAACTCATCGAGTTCGGGGAGACGATGCAGATTTTCGAGAATCCGAAGGAATCCAAAACCGAAGCCTATGTCACAGGATCTTTTGGCTGA
- a CDS encoding phosphate ABC transporter ATP-binding protein, translated as MSQDLLAEPASIEALRGEPDHPTYTSIEVSKVDFHYGHSHALKNIDFNIPAHAVTAFIGPSGCGKSTLLRCINRMNDEIPGARITSGKITIDGIDINDRSVDVVKLRRDVGMVFQKSNPFPRSIYENVAYGLRLAGERRKSVLDQAVEEALRSAALWDEVKDRLQESGMGLSGGQQQRLCIARTIAVKPRLILMDEPCSALDPIATAKVEDLIWELRKEFTIVIVTHSMAQASRVSDMTAFFFMGELVEFGDTMQMFNNPRLKKTEDYISGRFG; from the coding sequence ATGTCACAGGATCTTTTGGCTGAGCCAGCCTCCATCGAAGCGCTTCGCGGCGAACCCGATCACCCGACCTACACTTCGATCGAGGTGTCGAAGGTGGATTTCCACTATGGGCACAGCCATGCGCTGAAGAACATCGACTTCAACATCCCCGCCCATGCGGTGACGGCGTTCATCGGTCCGTCCGGCTGCGGCAAATCCACCTTGCTGCGCTGCATCAACCGGATGAACGACGAGATCCCGGGCGCACGCATCACCAGCGGGAAGATCACCATCGACGGCATCGACATCAACGACCGCTCGGTGGATGTGGTGAAGCTGCGCCGGGACGTCGGCATGGTGTTCCAGAAGTCGAATCCGTTTCCACGCAGCATCTATGAGAACGTCGCCTACGGTCTCCGCCTTGCCGGGGAGCGGCGGAAATCCGTGCTCGACCAAGCGGTGGAGGAAGCCCTCCGCTCCGCCGCGCTGTGGGATGAGGTGAAAGACCGCCTGCAGGAGTCCGGCATGGGCCTGTCCGGCGGCCAGCAGCAGCGGCTGTGCATCGCCCGCACCATCGCGGTGAAGCCGCGGCTGATCCTGATGGATGAGCCGTGCAGCGCGCTCGACCCCATCGCGACGGCCAAGGTGGAGGATCTCATATGGGAACTCCGGAAGGAATTCACCATCGTCATCGTGACCCACAGCATGGCGCAGGCCTCGCGGGTTTCGGACATGACCGCGTTTTTCTTCATGGGCGAGCTGGTCGAGTTCGGCGATACCATGCAGATGTTCAACAACCCGAGATTGAAGAAAACAGAAGACTACATCAGCGGCCGGTTCGGCTGA
- the phoU gene encoding phosphate signaling complex protein PhoU encodes MPNVHIFRDFDVAISALRSEVLSMAAQARHNLERAIASLLERNVELANAVIADDDEVDELERRIDRLGVDILVRFHPVATDLRLVVSSMKISMNLERISDHATNIAKRAKKISAGSELQEVNLIEPLYLLADRLLRDAISAYSDRNAVLGASLHSRDKELDKLHHETNALYGSRLETSAGRSQEYLHLILIVRSLERVGDLATNIGEDAVYMEAAKDLRHEENREL; translated from the coding sequence ATGCCCAACGTCCATATCTTCCGCGACTTCGATGTCGCCATTTCCGCCCTCCGCTCCGAAGTCCTCTCGATGGCGGCGCAGGCACGTCACAACCTGGAGCGCGCGATCGCGTCCCTGCTCGAACGGAATGTCGAGCTGGCGAACGCCGTGATCGCCGATGATGATGAGGTGGATGAACTCGAGAGGAGGATCGACCGCCTCGGGGTGGATATCCTCGTGCGTTTCCATCCGGTCGCAACGGATCTGCGGCTGGTGGTTTCCTCGATGAAGATCTCCATGAACCTCGAGCGGATCTCCGATCATGCGACGAACATCGCGAAGCGGGCGAAGAAGATCAGCGCCGGTTCGGAGTTGCAGGAGGTGAACCTCATCGAGCCTCTCTACCTGCTGGCCGACCGCCTGCTGCGTGACGCCATCTCCGCCTACAGCGACCGCAACGCGGTTCTCGGGGCATCCCTGCACTCCAGGGACAAGGAGCTGGACAAGCTCCACCATGAGACGAACGCGCTCTACGGTTCCCGCCTGGAGACATCGGCCGGCCGCAGCCAGGAATACCTGCACCTGATCCTGATCGTCCGTTCGCTGGAGCGGGTCGGGGATCTGGCCACCAACATCGGTGAGGACGCCGTCTACATGGAGGCCGCGAAGGACCTCCGGCATGAGGAGAACAGGGAGCTTTGA
- a CDS encoding HNH endonuclease, which yields MTAVLELPVLVLNRFWQPIHTCSVRRALHLLCLGHALVVQVDGEECYKAHDLGSWMDHSAEVIDPEMIHGVSISLRVPKIVVLGIYDKQPRLEVKFTRRNVFLRDKFTCQYCTKILPENQLNLDHVMPRQKGGKTTWENIVTSCVKCNTRKANKLPQEAGMHPLHPPIAPRWRPLFGLRENGLGDESWNRFLPDEVRKSA from the coding sequence ATGACTGCCGTACTAGAACTCCCCGTTCTGGTGCTGAACCGGTTTTGGCAGCCGATTCACACCTGTTCCGTCAGACGTGCGTTGCACCTCCTCTGTCTGGGCCATGCGCTCGTCGTCCAGGTGGATGGGGAGGAGTGCTACAAGGCGCATGACCTGGGCTCCTGGATGGACCACTCCGCGGAGGTCATCGATCCGGAGATGATCCACGGCGTCAGCATTTCGCTGCGGGTGCCGAAGATCGTCGTGCTGGGCATCTATGACAAGCAGCCGCGGCTGGAGGTGAAATTCACCCGGCGGAACGTGTTCCTGCGGGACAAGTTCACCTGCCAGTACTGCACGAAAATTCTGCCGGAAAACCAGCTCAACCTGGACCATGTGATGCCCCGTCAGAAAGGCGGAAAGACCACTTGGGAGAACATCGTGACCTCATGTGTGAAGTGCAACACGCGGAAGGCGAACAAGCTCCCCCAGGAGGCGGGCATGCACCCGCTCCACCCGCCCATCGCGCCGCGCTGGCGTCCGCTGTTCGGCCTGCGCGAGAACGGGCTGGGGGATGAGAGCTGGAACCGCTTCCTGCCGGATGAGGTGAGGAAAAGCGCGTGA
- the asnS gene encoding asparagine--tRNA ligase gives MRSLIKHVLKRGEPTDDLHVAGWVRTRRDSKGFSFIELNDGTCLGNLQIVADEGIPGYDQIAKMNTGASVEIRGQLIPSPAAGQKWEMRATSLRLLGEAPDDYPLQKKGHSQEFLRSIAHLRPRTNLYGAVFRMRSRIAYAIHKFFQERDFIYVHTPIITASDCEGAGEMFRVTTLPDDKISRDTEDFFNKRAYLTVSGQLEGETFACALSNIYTFGPTFRAENSNTSRHAAEFWMIEPEVAFCDLEGDMDLAEALVKYLVTYALENNEGDLEIFGKFVDKGLRERLEFVASRPFERISYTDAVELLLKSGKQFQYPVEYGLNLQSEHERWLTEEHFKQPVTVFNYPKEIKPFYMRLNDDGKTVTAMDVLVPGIGEIVGGSQREERYDVLMENFKKHDLDPEAYGWYADLRKYGSVPHAGFGLGFERMLMFVTGMTNIRDVIPFARTPGNCEF, from the coding sequence ATGCGGTCGCTCATCAAGCATGTCCTGAAACGCGGGGAACCCACGGATGATCTCCACGTCGCCGGCTGGGTCCGGACCCGGCGGGATTCCAAGGGATTTTCCTTCATCGAGCTGAATGACGGCACCTGCCTGGGCAACCTCCAGATCGTCGCGGACGAAGGCATCCCCGGTTACGACCAGATCGCGAAGATGAACACCGGTGCATCCGTGGAGATCCGCGGCCAGCTCATCCCCTCCCCCGCCGCCGGACAGAAATGGGAGATGCGCGCCACCTCCCTGAGACTGCTGGGCGAGGCACCGGACGACTACCCGCTGCAGAAAAAGGGCCACAGCCAGGAATTCCTCCGCTCCATCGCCCACCTCCGCCCGCGGACGAATCTCTATGGCGCGGTCTTCCGGATGCGCAGCCGCATCGCCTACGCGATCCACAAGTTCTTCCAGGAGCGGGATTTCATCTACGTCCACACCCCGATCATCACCGCCAGCGACTGCGAGGGTGCGGGCGAGATGTTCCGCGTGACCACCCTCCCTGACGACAAGATCAGCCGCGACACGGAGGACTTCTTCAACAAGCGCGCCTACCTCACCGTGAGCGGCCAGCTCGAGGGCGAAACCTTCGCCTGCGCCCTTTCCAACATCTACACCTTCGGCCCCACCTTCCGCGCGGAAAATTCCAACACCTCCCGCCACGCCGCGGAGTTCTGGATGATCGAGCCGGAAGTCGCCTTCTGCGATCTGGAAGGAGACATGGATCTCGCGGAAGCGCTGGTGAAATATCTCGTCACCTACGCCCTCGAAAACAACGAGGGGGACTTGGAGATCTTCGGGAAGTTCGTGGACAAGGGCCTGCGCGAGCGACTGGAGTTCGTCGCCAGCCGCCCGTTCGAACGCATTTCCTACACGGATGCGGTGGAGCTGCTGCTGAAAAGCGGAAAGCAGTTCCAGTATCCCGTGGAATACGGCCTCAACCTCCAGTCGGAACACGAACGCTGGCTCACCGAGGAACACTTCAAGCAGCCGGTGACCGTCTTCAACTACCCGAAGGAGATCAAACCGTTCTACATGCGCCTCAATGATGACGGGAAGACCGTCACCGCCATGGACGTGCTGGTGCCGGGCATCGGCGAGATCGTCGGCGGCTCCCAGCGCGAAGAGCGATACGATGTGTTGATGGAGAATTTCAAGAAGCACGACCTCGATCCGGAGGCCTACGGCTGGTACGCGGACCTGCGGAAATACGGCAGCGTCCCGCACGCGGGCTTCGGTCTCGGTTTCGAGCGGATGCTCATGTTCGTCACCGGCATGACGAACATCCGCGACGTGATCCCGTTCGCACGCACGCCTGGGAACTGCGAGTTCTGA
- a CDS encoding YdcF family protein produces MEDGTAIGKSTPREGKFLRRRWILLPTWRLGVIAAVIIGIPAVFAFLNLYEWLAVTEPAPGARTLIVEGWIPDHALEKAAEYAAATDAAVVFCTGVPLDRGTLDLPYKTYAEYAAATLAKMGVPADRIRSVPCEPSRTERTRMMARTLAGQVAENPMLSPDKRADLITSAAHARRSRMIFREELGDGWEIGVISCPDPEADPSRWFLSSKSAKEVITEVIALGLTFVSGN; encoded by the coding sequence ATGGAAGACGGCACCGCCATTGGGAAATCCACCCCACGTGAGGGAAAATTCCTCAGACGGAGATGGATCCTGCTGCCCACCTGGCGGCTCGGTGTGATCGCGGCCGTGATCATCGGCATTCCGGCGGTTTTCGCGTTCCTCAATCTCTATGAGTGGCTGGCGGTGACGGAACCGGCTCCCGGGGCCAGGACCCTGATCGTGGAAGGCTGGATCCCCGACCACGCGCTGGAGAAGGCCGCGGAATATGCCGCAGCCACGGACGCGGCGGTCGTTTTCTGCACCGGGGTCCCGCTTGACCGGGGCACGCTGGATCTTCCCTACAAGACCTATGCGGAGTACGCGGCGGCCACCTTGGCGAAGATGGGCGTGCCAGCCGACCGCATCCGGTCCGTCCCGTGCGAACCCTCCAGAACGGAAAGAACCCGCATGATGGCACGCACCCTGGCCGGCCAGGTGGCGGAGAATCCCATGCTCTCCCCTGACAAGCGCGCCGACCTCATCACCAGCGCGGCCCATGCCCGCCGCAGCCGGATGATCTTCAGGGAGGAACTGGGCGACGGATGGGAGATCGGTGTGATCAGTTGCCCGGACCCGGAAGCGGATCCGTCCCGCTGGTTTCTCAGCAGCAAATCCGCGAAGGAGGTCATCACCGAAGTGATCGCGCTCGGCCTCACTTTTGTCAGTGGCAACTGA